In the genome of Nocardioides marmoribigeumensis, one region contains:
- a CDS encoding SRPBCC family protein, producing the protein MSAPDDETKVTSAEREVDATAATIFELIADPAQQPRWDGNDNLAEAATGQRVRSSGDLFVMTNTSGNVRENQVVDFEEGRRIAWRPAEPGGVPLGHEWRWELEPLEGGATRVRHTYDWTNLSDEHRFERARSTTSDKLMASIDRLAELAESIDHAS; encoded by the coding sequence ATGAGCGCACCTGACGACGAGACCAAGGTGACCAGCGCCGAGCGCGAGGTGGACGCGACGGCGGCCACAATCTTCGAGCTGATCGCCGACCCCGCCCAGCAGCCGCGGTGGGACGGCAACGACAACCTCGCCGAGGCGGCCACGGGCCAGCGGGTCCGGTCCTCCGGCGACCTGTTCGTCATGACCAACACCTCGGGCAACGTCCGGGAGAACCAGGTCGTCGACTTCGAGGAGGGCCGACGCATCGCCTGGCGTCCCGCGGAGCCCGGAGGAGTGCCGCTCGGTCACGAGTGGCGCTGGGAGCTCGAGCCTTTGGAGGGCGGGGCCACGCGGGTCCGGCACACCTACGACTGGACGAACCTGAGCGACGAGCACCGGTTCGAGCGGGCCCGGTCCACCACCTCGGACAAGCTGATGGCCTCGATCGACCGACTCGCTGAGCTCGCCGAGAGCATCGACCACGCCTCGTGA
- a CDS encoding methyltransferase domain-containing protein — translation MSGTVRSAWLRTLSAQLGNPSGLLGGIVVRQLNKGNRGPTAAAVQALGPVEGGNVADIGFGGGIGLRLLLDASPTARVHGVEPSESMIARARRGFRTELASGRLTLHHGAMDRLPFDDGGLDGWISLNTVYFIDDLGSPLAELARVLSPGGTGVIGAADLEWMAAQPFAQQGFTVRPVDDLVAQVEAAGLVRWGDERT, via the coding sequence ATGAGTGGCACCGTGAGGTCGGCCTGGCTCCGGACCCTCTCCGCACAGCTCGGCAACCCGTCCGGCCTCCTCGGCGGCATCGTGGTGCGGCAGCTGAACAAGGGCAACCGTGGCCCGACCGCCGCGGCGGTCCAGGCACTTGGTCCAGTCGAGGGCGGCAACGTCGCCGACATCGGTTTCGGCGGCGGGATCGGACTGCGGCTCCTCCTGGACGCGAGCCCGACGGCCCGGGTGCACGGGGTCGAGCCCTCGGAGTCGATGATCGCGCGGGCGCGCCGCGGCTTCAGGACCGAGCTGGCGAGCGGCCGACTCACCCTCCACCACGGCGCGATGGACCGCCTGCCGTTCGACGACGGCGGGCTCGACGGCTGGATCAGCCTCAACACCGTCTACTTCATCGACGACCTGGGGTCCCCGCTGGCCGAGCTGGCCCGCGTCCTGTCCCCGGGCGGGACAGGAGTGATCGGTGCCGCCGACCTGGAGTGGATGGCGGCGCAACCGTTCGCCCAGCAGGGGTTCACGGTCCGGCCTGTCGACGACCTCGTCGCCCAGGTCGAGGCCGCAGGTCTGGTTCGATGGGGTGATGAGCGCACCTGA